A single Parabacteroides timonensis DNA region contains:
- a CDS encoding 6-bladed beta-propeller produces MKKVLFGLIIATLIFTGCGSKQSSGELLQIDLTAKSFASGQVEIVDEIESIEYVPLELTDESLIANILDMCVSDEYIFIYSTRQDGILQFDRKGHYLRTVAKTGNGPGETGQIISLTIDEENRLFCVSEYFSTSFYSFYGEFIKKVTNLRPYSYQLSVGPNTMAELGRMYIPLNVPGMFSLGIFNWATDDTIALCPTIGNMNLMPLEETSLKAWIYNGSMDGWLCYSEGTDTVWNVNAKTISPAFLIDNGYSASEEKEMRSSKTGNASVDGTYGIFNIFETPHSYFVKCFQSSDQSKFFLYSLDKATGALSRETSTIDGMELFKYNRALTGIGIRNETDGGLPVWPYFSYPAKKLMIQFNTAVEIEYLKEKYPDLKKHPVLQEVTEDSNPLVTIYHLR; encoded by the coding sequence ATGAAAAAGGTATTGTTCGGGCTTATAATAGCCACTCTTATTTTTACCGGATGCGGATCGAAACAGTCTTCTGGCGAATTACTTCAGATCGATCTGACGGCAAAAAGTTTTGCTTCCGGGCAGGTGGAAATAGTAGACGAAATAGAATCGATCGAATACGTTCCCCTGGAACTGACCGACGAGTCTTTGATCGCCAATATATTGGATATGTGTGTTTCCGATGAATACATATTTATCTATTCCACCCGGCAGGACGGTATTTTGCAGTTCGACCGCAAAGGGCATTACCTTCGTACTGTGGCAAAGACCGGAAACGGCCCGGGAGAGACGGGACAGATCATATCGCTTACTATCGATGAAGAGAACCGCCTTTTCTGTGTCAGCGAATACTTTTCCACCTCTTTCTACTCTTTTTATGGAGAGTTTATCAAGAAAGTAACCAACCTGCGTCCTTATTCTTATCAACTTTCCGTTGGCCCGAACACGATGGCTGAATTAGGACGAATGTATATCCCGTTGAATGTTCCGGGGATGTTCAGTCTGGGAATCTTTAACTGGGCTACGGATGATACGATCGCGCTTTGTCCGACGATCGGGAATATGAATTTAATGCCGTTGGAGGAAACGAGCCTGAAAGCATGGATATATAATGGAAGTATGGATGGTTGGCTTTGCTATTCGGAAGGGACGGATACTGTTTGGAACGTGAATGCGAAGACTATCTCGCCGGCTTTCCTTATCGACAACGGTTATTCTGCTTCGGAGGAAAAAGAGATGCGTTCGTCTAAAACCGGAAATGCGTCTGTCGACGGTACATACGGCATCTTCAATATCTTCGAAACGCCCCACTCTTATTTTGTTAAATGCTTCCAAAGCTCCGACCAATCTAAATTCTTTTTATACAGTCTGGATAAGGCGACCGGTGCGTTGAGCCGTGAAACATCAACTATCGACGGCATGGAACTATTCAAATACAACAGGGCATTGACCGGTATTGGTATCCGTAATGAAACGGATGGCGGTCTTCCCGTCTGGCCTTATTTTTCTTATCCGGCTAAAAAGCTGATGATACAGTTTAATACGGCTGTGGAGATTGAATATCTGAAAGAGAAATATCCGGACTTGAAGAAACACCCGGTGTTGCAAGAGGTAACGGAAGATTCGAATCCGTTGGTTACGATCTATCATCTGCGTTGA
- a CDS encoding linear amide C-N hydrolase, whose product MKKWGIALLAITASAGFNPSDACTRVVYEGKDNTILTGRTMDWKEDTHSNLWIFPRGMKRNGEIGKNPLEWTSKYGSVVTSAYDICSTDGMNEKGLVANLLWLAESEYPQWDGKKPGLSIAAWVQYMLDNFATVDDAVAFVEKGTFEVVSDMMPDGTRMATLHLSISDTEGDNAIFEYINGKLNIHHSKSYQVMTNSPVFDQQLALDDYWKNIGGTTFLPGTNRAADRFVRASFYINAIPKVDDTRMAVASVFSVIRNTSVPLGITTPDQPNISSTRWRTVSDQKNKVYYFESTTYPNIFWVDFKDVDFSANAPVKKLDLLHGKTYAGNTADQFVATQPFKFLGVH is encoded by the coding sequence ATGAAGAAATGGGGAATAGCATTGCTGGCAATTACCGCAAGTGCAGGATTTAATCCATCGGACGCCTGTACAAGAGTGGTTTACGAGGGAAAGGACAATACAATACTGACAGGCCGCACAATGGACTGGAAAGAAGATACTCATAGCAACCTCTGGATATTTCCACGAGGCATGAAACGCAATGGAGAAATAGGTAAAAATCCACTTGAATGGACTTCAAAATACGGAAGCGTAGTAACTTCCGCCTATGATATTTGCAGCACAGACGGAATGAACGAAAAAGGATTGGTAGCTAACCTGCTCTGGCTGGCTGAGTCGGAATATCCACAGTGGGACGGTAAAAAACCGGGACTTTCCATTGCCGCTTGGGTGCAATACATGCTGGATAATTTTGCGACGGTAGATGATGCGGTCGCCTTTGTAGAAAAGGGAACGTTCGAAGTCGTTTCGGACATGATGCCCGACGGCACACGAATGGCAACTTTGCACCTGTCGATATCCGACACAGAGGGAGATAATGCAATCTTTGAATACATAAACGGGAAATTGAATATCCATCACAGCAAATCGTACCAGGTGATGACCAACTCACCGGTGTTCGACCAGCAACTGGCCCTCGACGATTATTGGAAGAATATCGGAGGAACGACTTTCCTACCGGGAACAAACCGGGCAGCGGATCGTTTTGTAAGGGCGTCGTTCTATATCAATGCCATACCGAAGGTAGACGACACACGCATGGCCGTAGCCAGTGTATTCAGCGTAATCCGTAACACATCTGTTCCATTGGGTATCACGACACCCGACCAACCGAATATATCATCCACGCGATGGAGAACTGTTTCCGATCAGAAAAACAAGGTCTATTACTTTGAGTCGACTACTTATCCGAATATCTTCTGGGTAGATTTCAAAGATGTGGATTTTTCAGCAAACGCACCAGTCAAAAAACTCGACCTGCTGCATGGTAAAACATATGCCGGTAACACGGCCGATCAGTTCGTGGCCACTCAGCCGTTCAAATTCTTAGGAGTTCATTAA
- a CDS encoding DUF5131 family protein translates to MPTNAIIKKSKMWNLWHGCHKLSQGCKHCYVYRGDAKRNIDSSVVTQTKSFDLPIQKKRNGEYKIPSGTYVYTCFSSDFFVEDADGWRAEAWRMMRERSDLEFMMITKRIDRFSTCMPGDWGEGYANVTICCTIENQECADYRLPIYKAAPIRHKVIICEPLLGAIDLRPYHIGGWVEQVVVGGESGIEARPCDFDWVMALHDVCVENGVSFWFKQTGAKFIKDGVLYAIKRQFQHSQARKADINFK, encoded by the coding sequence ATGCCGACGAATGCTATAATAAAAAAATCGAAGATGTGGAACTTGTGGCACGGCTGCCATAAGTTAAGTCAGGGATGTAAGCATTGCTATGTTTACCGGGGTGATGCAAAAAGAAACATAGACAGTTCGGTGGTGACACAAACGAAAAGTTTCGATTTGCCCATACAAAAAAAGCGTAACGGCGAATACAAGATTCCTTCGGGAACATATGTATACACCTGTTTCTCCTCTGATTTCTTTGTCGAGGATGCCGACGGTTGGCGCGCTGAAGCATGGAGGATGATGCGGGAACGAAGTGATCTTGAATTTATGATGATTACCAAGCGGATCGATCGTTTTTCTACTTGTATGCCAGGCGATTGGGGGGAAGGATATGCGAACGTCACAATCTGTTGCACGATCGAGAACCAGGAATGTGCCGATTACCGCCTGCCTATTTATAAAGCGGCTCCGATCAGGCATAAAGTCATTATTTGTGAACCTTTACTGGGAGCGATAGATCTACGTCCCTATCATATCGGCGGATGGGTTGAGCAGGTGGTTGTGGGTGGCGAGTCCGGCATTGAAGCCCGTCCATGTGATTTCGATTGGGTGATGGCCTTGCACGACGTCTGTGTGGAAAATGGAGTCTCTTTCTGGTTCAAACAGACCGGTGCGAAATTTATCAAAGATGGCGTATTGTATGCAATTAAGCGGCAATTCCAGCATTCTCAAGCCCGTAAGGCTGATATAAATTTCAAATAA
- a CDS encoding acyl-CoA thioesterase: MKEYIFKLTDKVRDYECDLQGVVNNANYQHYMEHTRHEFLESLGENFGAMHDKGVDGFVSHVDIDFKTSLKSGDSYISCLNVYKKGVKLVFEQDIYRASDGTLATKGKVESVVVQDGKLTRGEYFDEMLKRIQDKL; encoded by the coding sequence ATGAAAGAGTATATCTTTAAACTGACCGATAAGGTACGCGACTATGAATGCGACCTGCAAGGAGTGGTGAATAATGCCAACTATCAGCATTATATGGAACATACCCGTCATGAGTTCCTTGAGTCGCTGGGAGAAAACTTCGGTGCGATGCACGATAAAGGTGTCGATGGGTTTGTTTCCCATGTGGATATCGACTTCAAGACTTCCTTAAAGAGTGGGGACAGTTATATTTCCTGTCTGAATGTCTATAAGAAAGGAGTGAAACTGGTTTTTGAACAGGATATTTACCGGGCCTCCGACGGCACACTGGCAACGAAAGGGAAAGTGGAATCTGTTGTTGTACAGGATGGGAAACTGACCCGGGGCGAATACTTCGATGAAATGCTTAAAAGGATACAAGATAAACTATGA
- a CDS encoding aspartate ammonia-lyase, translating into MNTEFTGKTRTESDLIGAREIPAEALYGVQTLRGIENFSISKFHLNEYPLFINGLAITKLAAAEANYALELLTDEQYRAITQACREILDGQHHEQFPVDMIQGGAGTTTNMNANEVIANRALEIMGHQRGEYTYCSPNDHVNRSQSTNDAYPTAIHLGMYATHLRLLPYLEALIASFRKKGEEFAHIIKMGRTQLEDAVPMTLGQTFNGFASILQDEITHLDHAANDFLTVNMGATAIGTGICAEPGYAEKCIEALREITGWDIKLSADLVGATSDTSCLVGYAAAMKRVAVKINKICNDLRLLASGPRCGLGEFNLPAMQPGSSIMPGKVNPVIPEVMNQIAYKVIGNELCVTMAGEAAQMELNAMEPVMAQCCFESAELLMNGFETLRTLCIEGIVANAEHCIEEVHHSIGVVTALNPVIGYKNSTKIAKEALETGKSVYQLVLDHGILTKEQLDTILSPENMIHPVKLDIHPAK; encoded by the coding sequence ATGAATACAGAATTTACAGGAAAAACCCGCACTGAGAGTGATCTGATCGGTGCTCGAGAAATACCGGCCGAAGCATTATACGGCGTACAAACACTCAGAGGGATCGAGAATTTCTCCATCAGCAAATTCCACCTCAACGAATATCCGTTATTTATTAACGGACTAGCGATCACTAAATTGGCAGCAGCCGAAGCTAACTACGCCCTGGAACTACTGACAGACGAACAATACCGCGCCATCACACAGGCTTGCCGCGAAATATTGGACGGACAGCACCACGAACAATTCCCGGTCGACATGATCCAGGGAGGTGCCGGCACGACCACCAACATGAACGCCAACGAAGTCATAGCCAACCGTGCCCTTGAAATCATGGGACATCAGCGGGGAGAATACACCTACTGCTCACCCAACGATCATGTGAACCGTTCGCAATCGACCAACGATGCCTATCCGACAGCCATCCACCTAGGTATGTATGCCACACATCTCCGGTTGCTCCCTTATCTGGAAGCACTGATCGCTTCTTTCCGCAAAAAAGGAGAAGAATTTGCCCACATCATCAAAATGGGACGTACTCAACTGGAAGACGCTGTTCCAATGACCCTAGGACAAACATTCAATGGCTTCGCCAGTATCCTACAGGATGAAATTACTCACTTGGATCATGCTGCAAATGATTTCCTGACTGTCAATATGGGAGCAACAGCTATCGGTACAGGCATTTGCGCAGAACCGGGATATGCAGAAAAATGTATCGAAGCCCTGCGTGAAATTACCGGATGGGATATCAAACTGTCTGCCGATCTGGTTGGTGCAACCTCCGACACTTCCTGCCTGGTTGGTTATGCCGCAGCCATGAAGCGGGTAGCTGTCAAAATAAATAAGATATGCAACGACCTTCGCCTATTGGCAAGCGGGCCGCGCTGTGGATTAGGCGAGTTCAATCTGCCAGCTATGCAACCTGGTTCTTCCATCATGCCGGGAAAAGTAAATCCGGTTATCCCGGAAGTAATGAACCAGATCGCCTATAAGGTGATCGGTAACGAGCTTTGTGTAACAATGGCCGGCGAAGCTGCCCAAATGGAGCTGAATGCAATGGAGCCGGTTATGGCACAATGCTGCTTCGAGTCTGCCGAATTACTTATGAATGGCTTTGAAACACTGCGTACCCTTTGTATAGAAGGAATAGTTGCCAACGCCGAACATTGTATCGAAGAAGTACATCACAGTATTGGAGTGGTGACCGCCTTAAACCCGGTTATCGGTTATAAAAATTCCACGAAAATAGCCAAAGAGGCGCTGGAGACAGGTAAAAGCGTATATCAACTGGTATTGGATCACGGCATCCTGACAAAGGAACAGCTGGATACGATCTTAAGTCCGGAAAATATGATCCATCCTGTGAAGCTGGACATTCATCCTGCCAAATAA
- a CDS encoding DUF3037 domain-containing protein, translating to MQGKHLYEYAVIRFVPRVEREEFINVGIILFSKRAKYIKARYQVDEEKICLFSSELDLESLYASLKVFDHICSGTKEGGPIAAMDIPERFRWLTAVRSSSIQTSRPHPGFSEDLEATFEKLFSELVL from the coding sequence ATGCAAGGAAAGCACTTATATGAATACGCCGTAATCCGCTTTGTTCCCCGGGTGGAACGTGAGGAGTTTATCAACGTGGGCATTATCCTGTTCTCTAAACGGGCTAAGTATATAAAAGCGCGCTATCAGGTGGACGAAGAGAAGATCTGCCTGTTCTCTTCCGAGCTGGATCTGGAGTCGTTATACGCCAGTCTGAAAGTATTCGACCATATCTGTTCCGGGACAAAAGAGGGCGGTCCGATCGCCGCGATGGATATTCCCGAACGGTTCCGTTGGCTGACAGCCGTACGCAGTTCTTCGATACAAACTTCACGTCCGCATCCGGGATTTTCGGAAGATCTGGAAGCTACGTTCGAAAAGTTATTCTCGGAGTTGGTACTTTAG
- the dprA gene encoding DNA-processing protein DprA, producing MTDKQIYQIGLTMINGVGDILARQLLQALGDAEAVFTEKKQNLEKIPGIGSLTAAEIKRPEVLLQAERELAFIEKNQITCYYLADETYPKRLKECSDAPVLFYYKGTADLDAARIISIVGTRHATEYGRAVTEELVQTLSLSFPDLLIVSGLAYGIDVCAHRSALRTGLPTVGVLAHGLDRIYPPAHRSTAVEMLQRGGGLLSDFPSGTEPDKPNFVKRNRIVAGLADATVVIESAEKGGSLITADIAFSYGRDVYAFPGRVSDLHSKGCNALIRQNKAGLITSAADLVSALCWDVEKQGAPVPVQAELFFEASDRTEAILALLREKGEMHIDRLALLLNQPVRELFSLLFELEMNGRIRTLPGNIYKIV from the coding sequence ATGACCGACAAACAGATTTACCAAATTGGCTTAACTATGATAAACGGGGTGGGAGATATCCTGGCCCGTCAGCTTCTGCAGGCCTTGGGCGATGCAGAGGCAGTCTTTACGGAAAAGAAGCAGAATCTGGAGAAGATACCGGGCATCGGGAGCCTTACGGCTGCCGAGATCAAACGCCCGGAGGTTCTTCTGCAGGCTGAAAGAGAGTTAGCCTTTATTGAAAAGAACCAGATCACCTGCTATTATCTGGCAGATGAAACTTATCCCAAACGTTTAAAGGAATGCTCCGATGCCCCTGTACTTTTTTATTATAAAGGAACGGCCGACCTCGATGCTGCCCGTATCATTAGTATTGTCGGGACGCGCCACGCAACGGAATATGGCAGGGCTGTAACGGAAGAACTGGTACAAACCCTGTCGTTATCCTTTCCTGACCTTCTGATTGTAAGCGGACTTGCCTATGGCATCGATGTTTGTGCTCATCGCAGTGCGCTCAGAACCGGGTTGCCGACTGTCGGTGTATTGGCCCACGGACTCGACCGTATTTATCCTCCGGCCCACCGTTCTACTGCCGTAGAGATGTTACAACGGGGCGGCGGATTGTTGTCTGACTTTCCCAGTGGTACGGAACCCGATAAGCCAAACTTTGTCAAACGCAACAGGATTGTTGCCGGGCTGGCAGACGCTACGGTCGTGATCGAATCTGCCGAGAAAGGTGGTTCGCTGATTACGGCTGATATCGCTTTTTCTTATGGCCGCGATGTCTATGCCTTTCCGGGTCGGGTAAGCGATCTCCATTCCAAAGGTTGTAATGCCCTGATCCGTCAGAATAAAGCGGGATTGATAACCTCTGCTGCCGATCTGGTGAGCGCTCTTTGTTGGGATGTGGAGAAGCAAGGGGCGCCTGTCCCTGTCCAGGCTGAATTGTTTTTTGAAGCAAGCGACCGGACAGAAGCGATCCTGGCCCTTCTCCGTGAGAAAGGCGAAATGCATATCGACCGTCTGGCTTTGCTTCTGAATCAGCCTGTCCGGGAACTGTTTTCCCTTCTGTTTGAGTTGGAGATGAACGGACGGATCAGGACGCTGCCGGGGAATATCTATAAAATAGTATGA
- a CDS encoding peptidase U32 family protein, with amino-acid sequence MNEKEFEIMAPVGSYESLMAAIQGGADSIYFGIEGLNMRSRSSNNFTTDDLRKIVSICKEHGIKSYLTVNTVIYGEDLALMREIIDAAKAAEVSAIIAADVAAMSYANRIGQEVHLSTQLNISNVEALKFYAQFADVVVLARELNLTQVSEIYRQIVEQQIVGPRGELIRIEMFAHGALCMAVSGKCYLSLHEMNASANRGACMQICRRGYTVKDKDSNIELDIENQYIMSPKDLKTIHFMNKMMDAGVRVFKIEGRARGPEYVRIVTECYKEAVKAYCSGTYDEEKIAAWDERLKSVFNRGFWDGYYLGQRLGEWSSKYGSGSTKKKVYVAKGIKYFSGIGVAEFEMESGTLKVGDEILITGPTTGAVMQTIDEIRVDLQAVEETVKGERFSFKVSEKVRPSDRLYKMVSENNNNKELK; translated from the coding sequence TTGAACGAAAAAGAATTTGAAATAATGGCTCCGGTCGGCTCGTACGAGTCGTTGATGGCAGCTATCCAGGGAGGCGCCGACTCCATCTATTTCGGTATTGAAGGACTGAATATGCGTTCGCGCTCTTCCAACAATTTCACCACCGACGATTTGCGTAAGATCGTTTCCATTTGTAAAGAACATGGTATCAAAAGTTATCTGACTGTCAATACCGTTATTTACGGGGAAGACCTGGCATTGATGCGTGAGATTATCGATGCTGCAAAGGCGGCTGAAGTTTCTGCCATCATCGCTGCGGATGTGGCTGCTATGAGTTATGCGAACCGGATCGGACAGGAAGTGCATCTTTCTACCCAATTGAATATATCGAATGTGGAGGCACTGAAGTTTTACGCCCAGTTTGCCGATGTCGTTGTATTGGCCCGCGAACTGAATCTTACACAGGTTTCCGAAATCTACCGGCAGATTGTTGAACAGCAGATCGTTGGGCCGCGGGGTGAACTGATCCGTATCGAAATGTTTGCACACGGTGCTCTGTGCATGGCCGTATCCGGCAAATGCTATCTGAGTTTGCATGAAATGAATGCTTCTGCCAACCGGGGGGCTTGCATGCAGATCTGCCGTCGTGGCTATACAGTGAAAGATAAGGACAGCAATATCGAACTGGATATCGAGAACCAGTACATCATGTCGCCCAAAGACCTGAAGACGATCCATTTCATGAACAAGATGATGGATGCAGGCGTTCGTGTATTCAAGATCGAAGGCCGTGCCCGCGGTCCCGAATACGTGCGCATCGTCACCGAATGTTATAAGGAAGCCGTCAAGGCTTATTGCAGCGGGACGTACGATGAAGAGAAGATCGCCGCTTGGGACGAACGTTTGAAGAGTGTCTTCAACCGCGGTTTCTGGGATGGCTATTACCTCGGACAACGCCTGGGCGAATGGAGCAGCAAATACGGTTCCGGCTCGACAAAGAAAAAGGTATATGTGGCAAAAGGTATTAAATATTTCAGCGGCATCGGCGTGGCAGAATTCGAAATGGAATCAGGTACGCTGAAGGTAGGCGATGAGATTCTGATTACCGGCCCGACAACAGGCGCCGTGATGCAGACGATCGACGAAATACGTGTAGATCTGCAAGCCGTAGAGGAAACAGTCAAAGGCGAACGTTTCTCCTTCAAGGTATCGGAGAAGGTACGTCCTTCCGACCGACTCTATAAAATGGTATCCGAAAATAATAACAACAAAGAACTGAAATAA
- a CDS encoding SRPBCC family protein, translating into MAMLIYFLIVVVGIIVLVLITGLLLPGERVGSRQCFYNASPEKVYNVLINNVDYGYRSDLEEIIILESQDGIEVWDEIAKNGSVIRFKTTRKEPFSLYEFDIIKANGFTGHWKGELEETSTGGTHFTSTETIRMKNPFLKVLSYLFFDLEKFMDAYQNDLRTKLCSA; encoded by the coding sequence ATGGCTATGTTGATTTACTTTCTTATTGTTGTAGTGGGGATTATTGTATTAGTACTTATAACCGGTCTTTTGCTACCGGGCGAAAGAGTCGGCTCCCGGCAATGCTTTTATAATGCGTCACCCGAAAAAGTCTATAACGTGCTTATCAACAATGTCGATTATGGTTACCGTAGCGACCTGGAAGAAATAATTATCCTTGAAAGCCAGGATGGAATAGAAGTCTGGGACGAGATCGCCAAAAACGGCTCCGTCATTCGTTTCAAAACTACCCGCAAAGAACCTTTTTCGCTTTATGAATTCGATATTATCAAGGCGAATGGATTTACCGGACATTGGAAAGGAGAACTGGAGGAAACAAGTACAGGTGGTACTCATTTCACATCGACCGAAACCATCCGGATGAAAAACCCCTTCCTGAAAGTACTCTCTTACCTTTTTTTCGATTTGGAGAAGTTTATGGATGCCTATCAAAATGATTTGCGGACAAAGCTTTGCTCAGCATAA
- a CDS encoding HipA family kinase — protein MELRTANVVRYIMPLREGGSLPALAEADDGYKYVVKFRGAGHGTKALIAELVGGEIARALGFRVPELVFLNLDEAFGRTEGDEEIQDLLQASRGLNLGLHFLSGALTYDPVVNKAGAKTASQIVWLDALLTNVDRTTRNTNMLMWHKELWLIDHGASLYFHYSWSNWHKHALSPFVQVKDHALLPEASLLEEVDAEFKCLLTPQKIQEIVELISDDWLQWNDSPGTPQDIKEIYMEFLNERIAHSDTFIKEAQHARKALI, from the coding sequence ATGGAATTGCGAACAGCGAATGTAGTCAGATATATCATGCCTTTACGCGAAGGCGGCTCGTTGCCTGCGCTGGCGGAGGCCGACGACGGATATAAATATGTCGTTAAGTTCAGGGGAGCCGGTCATGGAACTAAAGCCCTGATCGCCGAATTGGTCGGTGGCGAAATAGCACGTGCATTGGGTTTCCGTGTGCCCGAACTGGTCTTTTTGAACCTCGACGAGGCTTTCGGCCGTACCGAGGGGGATGAGGAGATACAAGACCTTTTGCAGGCCAGCCGCGGACTGAACCTCGGGCTCCATTTCCTGTCGGGTGCACTGACCTACGATCCTGTCGTGAATAAAGCCGGTGCGAAAACTGCTTCGCAAATTGTCTGGCTCGATGCCTTGCTGACTAACGTAGATCGTACCACGCGTAATACCAATATGCTGATGTGGCACAAGGAATTATGGCTGATCGATCATGGTGCCTCGCTCTATTTCCATTATTCATGGTCGAACTGGCACAAGCATGCCTTAAGCCCGTTTGTCCAGGTCAAAGATCATGCGTTATTGCCTGAAGCTTCCCTGTTGGAAGAAGTCGATGCTGAATTTAAATGTCTGTTGACACCGCAAAAAATACAGGAGATCGTCGAACTGATTTCCGATGACTGGTTGCAATGGAACGACAGTCCCGGCACACCGCAGGATATAAAGGAAATATACATGGAGTTTTTAAACGAAAGGATCGCCCATTCAGACACATTTATAAAAGAAGCGCAACATGCAAGGAAAGCACTTATATGA
- a CDS encoding asparaginase: MNIRKEDKPSILLIYTGGTIGMIKNPETGTLEAFNFQHLLEHVPELQDVKCSISSIQFDPPMDSSAMGPESWQKIVRIIAENYSTYDGFVVLHGTDTMAFTASALSFMLENLNKPVILTGSQVPIGMLRTDGKENLITAIEIAAAKENDIPVVPEVCIFFENDLLRGNRSSKINADYFNAFQSYNYPVLAHAGISINYDTAQIYRPVSRKPLKPHYKLDCHIAILKLFPGISPQVVESILNIPDLKGVVMETFGSGNAPSEEWFLNMLKEAVDRGLVIVNVTQCHAGSVEMHRYETGYKLLEAGVASGFDSTTECAVTKLMFLFGQGLTPEEVKEHIHCSLIGEVTVPENFYTGN; this comes from the coding sequence GATAAACCGTCCATTCTGCTGATATATACAGGAGGAACCATTGGGATGATCAAAAATCCCGAAACAGGAACGCTGGAAGCTTTCAACTTCCAGCATCTCCTGGAACATGTTCCGGAATTACAAGATGTGAAGTGCTCCATTTCTTCTATCCAGTTTGACCCGCCTATGGACTCTTCTGCGATGGGTCCGGAGTCCTGGCAAAAAATTGTACGGATAATAGCTGAGAATTATTCTACATACGATGGCTTTGTCGTTCTACATGGCACAGACACCATGGCCTTCACAGCCTCCGCCCTCAGTTTTATGCTGGAGAACCTGAACAAACCAGTTATCCTTACCGGTTCCCAGGTTCCAATAGGCATGTTGCGAACCGACGGCAAGGAAAACCTGATCACAGCTATCGAGATAGCAGCTGCCAAAGAAAATGATATACCGGTTGTTCCCGAAGTCTGTATTTTCTTCGAAAACGACTTATTGCGAGGAAACCGTTCCAGCAAGATAAACGCAGACTATTTCAATGCTTTCCAATCCTATAATTATCCGGTACTGGCCCATGCCGGGATCTCCATTAATTACGATACGGCACAAATCTATCGTCCGGTTTCAAGAAAGCCGTTGAAGCCCCATTATAAACTCGATTGTCATATTGCCATCCTCAAACTCTTTCCGGGAATATCACCGCAAGTAGTAGAGAGCATTTTAAATATCCCTGATCTGAAAGGAGTGGTTATGGAAACCTTCGGCAGCGGTAACGCTCCCTCCGAAGAATGGTTCCTGAACATGCTGAAAGAAGCCGTAGACCGGGGACTCGTAATCGTAAACGTTACCCAATGCCATGCCGGAAGCGTAGAGATGCACCGGTACGAAACAGGATATAAACTTTTGGAAGCCGGTGTGGCAAGCGGGTTCGACAGTACGACAGAATGCGCCGTCACCAAACTTATGTTTCTCTTCGGACAAGGACTGACACCCGAAGAAGTAAAGGAACATATACATTGTTCGCTGATCGGTGAAGTAACCGTCCCGGAAAATTTCTATACAGGCAATTAA
- a CDS encoding YecH family metal-binding protein: MEQLHAHEVLHMMEGNSYSEASLRAAIIDRFGETQRFYACSAEYMSVDDLIEFLKEKGKFMPLNDGFTVDITKVCNH; this comes from the coding sequence ATGGAACAGTTACATGCTCATGAAGTCCTTCATATGATGGAAGGCAACAGTTACTCGGAAGCCTCTTTAAGGGCGGCTATCATTGATCGGTTCGGTGAAACTCAGCGTTTTTATGCCTGTTCGGCAGAATATATGAGTGTCGATGACCTGATAGAGTTCCTGAAGGAAAAAGGGAAATTCATGCCGTTGAATGATGGTTTTACGGTTGACATAACGAAAGTTTGCAATCATTGA